Proteins found in one Triticum aestivum cultivar Chinese Spring chromosome 4D, IWGSC CS RefSeq v2.1, whole genome shotgun sequence genomic segment:
- the LOC123096424 gene encoding uncharacterized protein, whose amino-acid sequence METMSYPCSPLLSLPTHEESNFFMWSPQVALHENATIHVDHPTDQQPDNVFLDTAVQDYANDWHQQDASDVGVFTYCDERIQGQESGNLVAIQEELMEENSLTDLLLTGAEAVEAGDPRFALAVFSRLDGLLLGSPENAAAGSFDRLAYHFAQGLRSRISSASTSCSLPEPLPSDRMSVQHIIQELSPFAKFAHFTANQAILDATKGDTHVHIVDLNIGEGIQWPSLMSDLARHGGMSFHLTAVTADADYSDGVHHASARRLSEFADSLNLPFQYSSLCLHSDEDLHEFSKNCKGSVILSCDTTGMPYKLLSKLPALLPACVKLLQPKLMVIVEEELVRVGKEASLCKASFVDFFFEALHHFTTVFESLASCFFGGNQGACLRLVEREMVGPRIQDFVGQYGSVTVEVTTPVVLEREGSSQLSTDVLISAVAGDLASRFISFLAHIYDTRTCEDDDRRRLEFVLLRIHTVVEEAEGWHITNRRMFLQLKALIQDLGMEVLISAVVGDLVSRFISFLAQNYGTQTCVEEDRRRLERILLRMHMVVEEAEGRQITNRGMFLHLKTLIDGVHLGYYMLDRLKFQSLGEESVEDDEVSNWSQSLAVSTFSAAKRLRLAVAASIMKNAPVAFGTGSTTNLKRVLESLEAKTADMREFVVLLGSCPRLPRQPYCVHLYMDKCMFGRHVEKEQLINFLLCDDSHHDCTHISILPIIGPHRIGKKTLVQHACKDERVCNHFSHMFFFKGDDLRNGVFAFNNQAASGKYLFVVDFIFDVDEAAWTNFQSYLQKLPGAGIKIVVTGRAEQVANLGTAQPIRLKSLSQEEYWYYFKALAFGSMDPDDHPKLASLGMQLAALLQGSFLGANILGELLRANPSTEFWRGVLSSIRVLVREHMSSFGTHPEDLLGRNFPVNFGSAALVGGPAQGYLVYDLREAGPAQSELPKLTSQELLTGRDIPVEDKFEVLVWRSRIPPYCDYVVTYEKQKNHVAVRKRQRKS is encoded by the exons ATGGAGACCATGTCATATCCTTGTTCCCCTCTTCTCTCCCTCCCCACACATGAAGAGAGTAACTTTTTCATGTGGTCTCCTCAAGTAGCTCTCCACGAGAATGCCACCATCCATGTTGATCATCCCACTGATCAGCAACCTGATAATGTGTTCTTGGACACTGCAGTTCAAGATTATGCTAATGATTGGCATCAACAAGATGCTTCTGATGTTGGTGTGTTCACCTATTGTGATGAGAGGATTCAGGGCCAAGAGAGTGGCAACTTGGTCGCGATCCAGGAAGAGCTCATGGAGGAGAACAGTTTAACTGATCTCCTCCTCACTGGTGCAGAGGCGGTTGAGGCGGGGGATCCAAGATTTGCCTTGGCAGTGTTCTCGAGGCTTGATGGCCTCCTCCTTGGCAGCCCTGAAAATGCAGCAGCCGGCTCTTTTGATCGCCTGGCCTACCACTTTGCCCAAGGTCTGCGGTCCCGGATCTCCAGTGCAAGCACCAGTTGCTCTCTGCCGGAGCCACTGCCGTCTGATAGAATGTCGGTGCAACATATTATACAAGAGCTGTCGCCGTTTGCCAAGTTTGCGCACTTCACTGCCAACCAGGCCATTCTAGACGCCACCAAGGGCGATACACATGTGCACATCGTCGACCTGAACATTGGTGAGGGCATCCAGTGGCCATCGCTCATGTCAGATCTTGCCCGTCATGGTGGCATGTCATTCCACCTCACGGCGGTCACAGCAGACGCCGACTACAGCGACGGCGTTCACCATGCATCTGCGCGGCGGCTCTCGGAGTTCGCGGACTCCTTGAACCTTCCTTTCCAGTACAGCTCTCTCTGTTTACACAGTGATGAAGACCTGCATGAATTCTCCAAGAACTGTAAAGGCTCGGTGATCCTCTCATGTGACACAACAGGCATGCCTTACAAGTTGCTGAGCAAGTTACCGGCACTCCTACCTGCCTGTGTTAAACTGTTACAGCCAAAGTTAATGGTCATCGTAGAAGAGGAGCTGGTTAGAGTCGGAAAGGAGGCGTCTCTATGTAAGGCCTCCTTTGTCGACTTCTTCTTCGAGGCATTGCACCACTTTACCACGGTGTTCGAGTCACTGGCGAGCTGCTTCTTTGGTGGTAACCAGGGGGCGTGCCTGAGACTTGTGGAGAGGGAGATGGTGGGGCCAAGGATACAGGACTTTGTGGGGCAGTATGGGTCTGTGACAGTTGAGGTCACTACTCCTGTGGTTTTGGAAAG GGAGGGCTCGTCTCAGCTCAGTACGGATGTTCTGATTTCAGCAGTCGCAGGTGATCTTGCCAGCCGTTTCATCTCATTCCTAGCTCACATATATGACACTCGAActtgtgaggatgatgatcgtagaAGGCTGGAATTCGTGTTGCTAAGGATCCACACTGTTGTTGAGGAAGCAGAGGGGTGGCACATCACAAATCGAAGAATGTTCTTGCAGCTTAAGGCACTCATTCAGG ATCTTGGCATGGAGGTTCTGATTTCAGCTGTGGTGGGTGATCTTGTCAGCCGGTTCATCTCTTTCCTGGCGCAAAATTATGGCACTCAAACATGTGTGGAGGAGGACCGTAGAAGGCTGGAACGCATCTTACTAAGGATGCACATGGTTGTTGAGGAAGCAGAGGGGCGGCAAATCACAAATCGAGGGATGTTCCTGCATCTGAAGACACTCATCGATGGTGTGCATCTCGGGTACTACATGCTTGACAGGCTCAAGTTCCAATCCCTTGGAGAAGAGAGCGTTGAAGATGATGAGGTGAGTAACTGGAGCCAGTCTCTTGCCGTTTCTACTTTTAGCGCCGCCAAGCGTCTTCGTCTTGCTGTTGCTGCTTCTATAATGAAGAACGCACCAGTAGCATTTGGTACTGGGAGCACGACAAATTTGAAAAGGGTTCTTGAAAGTTTAGAGGCCAAGACTGCAGATATGAGAGAGTTCGTCGTGCTCCTCGGCAGCTGCCCTCGTCTTCCTCGTCAGCCATACTGTGTGCACCTATACATGGATAAGTGCATGTTTGGTCGCCACGTTGAGAAAGAGCAACTCATCAACTTCTTGCTATGTGATGACAGTCATCACGATTGCACACATATTAGCATCCTGCCGATCATCGGCCCACACAGAATCGGGAAGAAAACTCTGGTGCAGCATGCTTGCAAGGATGAGAGGGTGTGCAATCATTTCTCCCACATGTTTTTCTTCAAAGGAGATGATCTACGGAACGGAGTATTTGCATTTAACAACCAGGCAGCCTCAGGGAAGTACTTGTTTGTTGTGGATTTCATCTTCGATGTGGATGAGGCAGCATGGACAAACTTCCAATCATATCTGCAGAAGTTGCCAGGTGCTGGGATCAAAATTGTAGTGACAGGCAGAGCAGAGCAAGTTGCAAACTTGGGGACTGCTCAACCGATCAGGCTGAAGAGTCTGTCTCAAGAAGAGTACTGGTACTACTTCAAGGCACTTGCCTTCGGAAGCATGGATCCTGATGATCATCCGAAACTGGCATCTTTGGGCATGCAACTAGCGGCGCTCCTACAGGGATCATTTCTTGGTGCAAACATACTCGGCGAGCTACTAAGAGCTAATCCAAGCACAGAATTCTGGCGCGGAGTATTATCGAGCATAAGAGTACTTGTTCGCGAGCACATGTCGTCCTTCGGCACGCACCCGGAGGACCTCCTTGGTAGAAATTTTCCTGTGAATTTCGGCAGTGCGGCCTTGGTGGGTGGTCCGGCTCAGGGATACCTGGTGTATGATCTTAGGGAGGCTGGCCCTGCTCAAAGTGAGCTGCCAAAACTGACATCGCAAGAACTACTGACAGGCCGTGATATACCTGTTGAAGACAAGTTTGAGGTGCTAGTATGGAGATCTCGGATCCCGCCTTACTGCGACTACGTTGTTACTTACGAAAAACAGAAGAATCATGTGGCAGTGAGAAAACGTCAGCGCAAAAGTTAA